The following nucleotide sequence is from Planctomycetia bacterium.
GCCCGACGCTCCCTCGCCGCCGCGCGAGGCCACGTCATGATCGTCGTGCTCGACAACCGCGACAGTTTTGTTTTCAACCTGGCCCGCTATTTCCGGCTTCTCGGCGTGGAGACGGCGGTGCTGCCGAGCCATGCCACGAGCGTCGCCGACCTGCATCGGATGGCTCCGCAGGCGCTCGTGATCTCACCCGGCCCGTGCACGCCGGCGGAGGCGGGCTGCTCGGTGGAGGCGGTGCGGGCGTTTCGCGGCCTGGTGCCCATGCTCGGCGTGTGCCTCGGGCACCAGGCGATCGCGGCGGCGCTCGGCGGCAGCGTGGTCGTGGCCGCGGAGCCGGTGCATGGCCGCACGAGCCCGGTCCACCACGACGCCGTGAACCTGTTCGCGGGGATTCCCAGTCCGCTCACCGCCTGCCGCTATCACTCTCTCGTGGTCGCCGCCGAACCGCTTCCGGACGGCCTCGAGGTGACGG
It contains:
- the trpG gene encoding glutamine amidotransferase, with product MIVVLDNRDSFVFNLARYFRLLGVETAVLPSHATSVADLHRMAPQALVISPGPCTPAEAGCSVEAVRAFRGLVPMLGVCLGHQAIAAALGGSVVVAAEPVHGRTSPVHHDAVNLFAGIPSPLTACRYHSLVVAAEPLPDGLEVTARDDRGTIMAIADERRGVYGVQFHPESILTRHGFRLLANFLERAGVPHHGHRAALLDEDVARQAEGPAGDDTLAAPPKIVTF